The genomic interval TATAGGCGATGGCCTGCACGATGTCCGATTGGCGGGCAGCAATTTCACCCAGCGTACCTGAGATATAGGCGGCAAGGGAGCGGTCTCCCAACTTCTTCGCCAATGCCAGTCCCTCGGTGGCAGCATCGATGGCCTTCTTGAGGTATCCATCCTGCACATAATGCTGAGCTACCCTGCGCAACACATACGCCAGTTCCCACGGCAGGTGCTGATTGCGGCACAATTGCTCGCTTTCTTCAAGTAGGGCATGGGCAATTGCGAGAGTGCCTGGTACATGCATGAGCAGCCCTGACGTACTCAGAGCCAGGGCCAGGGTTCCGTGGTCAGCAATGGTCCGGCTCAGCTTTGCCGTCTGCTCTAAAAGGTTGCGTGCCTCATCATTATCATCCTGGTAATAAGCCAGGTCACCTGCTGCATAAAGCGCGCGGGCTCGCGCTGTCAAGGTTGAGGCGGCAGTGAGTTCGCTATCACTGATGGGGTCATCGAGTTTGACGAGAGAATAAGACGATCCGCCGGTGGCCGATAAATCGGCGGTGGGCGCGGTGAACCGGCCCCTACGCGGCGGAGCCGTAGGGTTTAATCCGGTATCTGAAGCGGGGCTTAGGGATAAGACTGTTTGTAGCCAGCGCCGGCCCTCGCTCCAATAGCCATACAGGCGCCAGAAGCGGCCCAACGCGGCGCAGAAACGCAGCGCCAGCCCTTCCTCTTTATTAGTAATGAACCAGTCAAGGGTCGCGCGCAGATTTTCCACCTCCCGCTCTAATTTCTCCAGCCAGCTCGCCTGTTGCTCGTCTTTCAAATGCGGCTCGGCCTCTTCAACTAACCGCAAATAATATGCGGCATGGGCTCGGCGTGTCGCTTCATATTCACCGTTCTCTTTGAGCCGTTCCAGGGCATAGTCGCGAATTGTCTCCAGCAGGTACAGGCGGCCCTCACCTTTCTGCTCTGTAGGCCGCAAGAGGCTCTTATTGAGTAGGGATTCTACGTGCTTCCAGATATCTAATGATTCCCCATCCAACGCCTCACACACCGCTTCCACCGCTTCCAGGGCGCAGCTGCCCGCGAAAACAGAAAAGCGGCGGAAAAGACGCTGTTCGCTAGCGCTAAGGGAGTGATAACTCCAGCCAATCGTGTTTTGTAACGAATGCTGGCGATCGCTGCTATCCTTCTCCACATCAACCAGGATATGATCTATCGTGGTGCGTGGATGCTGCTTCAGGCGCTCCAGGAGTCCCTGGGGTGATAGTGAGCCGATGCGCGCTGCCGCCAATTCAATGGCCAGCGGCAACTTATCCAGGCGCTCACAAATTTCAATAATCGCGGGTCGATTCGCAGCGGTGATCTCAAATGTGCTGCGCGCGGCCCGCGCTCGTTGTCCGAAAAGTGCGACTGCCGCATTCTGTGCCAGCGTATCCAGTTCCAGCAGCACAAACCGCGCTTCATCGTCGCGTTGAGCAAGTCCCGGCAGGCGCGTGCGGCTGGTGACGATCATTTTAAGATAGGGACAGGCCGCCAGGAGTTCAACAAGCTGGTCTGATGCTTCCAGTACCTGTTCGAAGTTGTCGAGGAGCAGGAGAAACCGCTTCTGCTTTAATGCTGCTTTGATGCGCTCGAGTAAAGGCGTATCGCTGTGTTCGCGAATGCCGAGTTCCCTGGCAATAGCCGGCACGGCCAGCAGCGGGTCATGAATGGCGGTAAGCGCAACAAAGCAGGTGCCATCCACAAAGTGTTCTCGCGTCTCCATCGCGGCGTGCAGCGCGAGGTGCGTTTTGCCGATACCGCCAGGGCCTGTAAGCGTTATAAGCCTGGTACGCGGCCCCCGCAGTAGCGCGCTTACTTTCGCGAGTGGGATGTCCCGCCCGACCAGCGACCTGGCCGGTTCGGGTACGTTCCACATTGGCTCGGACAGTTCGATGGTTCCCGGATCGGCAGGAGTCAGCCAGACCCGCTCTATGGTTGCGATAATCTGGTTATAGAGCGAGGGTTCTCGTGCCTGGCGAGCATCGATAACTATGCCCGGCTCCCCGTAGTTTTCAGGCAGGCAATCCTCAAGTGACTCACCCTCGATCCATACTTCGCATACCGGGCGTTTGAAATGCCTGGCCAGGTTGCGCGAATGCCGGACATGCGTCGATCCCTTACTATGTGGCGAAACAATGACCAGCACGAGTTGAACGGCGCGAATCGCCTCTTCCAGGATACCACTTTTATGATGCGCCGATTGCCGTTTGACCAGCCCGCTGCTCCACACCGTGATGTCGCGCATCGCCAGTTCCTGCTTGAGTGAGACGACAAATTTGCGTTCAGCATCCGCGTAAGCCGATGAAAGAAAGACAACCCGCGCTCCACCTGCTGCCAGCGAAGATGCACTCGTATCATCGAACCCCAGCTCGGTCGCCGTCTTATTGAAAACGCGGCAAAGCTTCTGACGATAGTACAGACCGGGAATCACAATCCCACGTTCCCACCGGCTCACCGTCTCAAATGTCGTGCCCACTTCCTCTGCCAGTTGAGCCTGCGTCCATCCTTTTTCCAGGCGTGCGCGTATCAGCCGTTCATTCGGTACATGCTCTTGATAGTCCATAGGATTTCCCCCTTCTTGCCTTCCCTATTCCACAGGGGCACCCGTCCCTTGACCCCGGCACATCACTACAAGCCGGGTGAGCGGTCTACCGAATCCATCTGAAAGCCATATGGGAAAAACACACGCTACCAGCGTTCAGACTTACGGATGAAGGTATGGTCATTCACTTATGAATATCGCTTGTACCTTCAACGCTTTATATGTGATATGCTTGAGCATATCAAAAGTATTTGCATCAAGAAGTATACAAGCTGCACAGTACAAGATTTCGCGGAACTTGTCAAGAACATGTCAAACCATGTCCTGTAAACAAGCACCGCCCGGCCTGGAGGGCCAGTGCCCGGTGCCTGTCCTCTTCAGGGCCAGTAAATAAAAAGAAACAGGAGAACGTAGAGCAATGGATAGCCTTAGCAAGGAGGAACGTTTTGCCTATGTAGAACCTTCTCCGCAGCCTCCAGCCTTGAGCGAGAGCCTGCTTGATTTTGGCTCTCTACTCCAGGGAAGTTCAAAGACGCTCCAACAAGTAATTACCAATACCACCACAAAGCCCATGATCTGGCTGGCCGAGGCTAGCGGTGCCGCGTGGTTGATACTGGAGCCAGATCATGGCGTCCTCCAACCAGGAGAGCGGCAATCCATTCGTATCACCGCCAATGCCCGCTTCCTTACCCCTGGAGGGCATACCGTTACACTCACATTTTCTTCGGAAGGAGACAACAGTTCCATGAGCAGTAGCATGACAGGCAAGGTTTCAGTCGCCAAAGACGAAAACGCAGCGCAGGCCTCTCCCACAGTGGCACCACTTCCCTTGCAAGTGGGGCTCAACTTCGGTGGCTTGACTCCGGACAGCACCAAAACCTTGATGCTGGCGATTAACAACCCCGATGATCGCCAGGTAAAATGGGATGTTCAAATCGGGGTAGGTAAATCAGGACTGGGCATGAGGAAGAAGATAGAACACAGGATCAGCGCGTCCAGTGTTGAGGAGGCATTCGATATCAATGCGGCTCACGGGGTGACGGTTAGCGCAAGCAGTGGCCTTCTTCCACCGCATAAGTCGACGTATATCGATGTCACGGTCAATACGGCGCAGTTAGCTGTGGGCTATTCCTATATGACCGATCTGACCCTGACCTCGAGTATTGATGGCGCTTCGACATCTATAGAGGTTCCCATCGACTTCTACGTCAGTTACGTCTATTACGATGATGGTGGCCCAAAACCCCCACCATTCGTCCCGCCAAACATCATCATTACCATTGAGCCAGGTCAGGATCATGGACAATCCGCCCTGACCATCCCCAACGACAATAACAAAAGAATTGATTGGGAGATCGTTTCTGATGCAGCCTGGTTAGTGCCGGACCTGCTTTCTGGCACCATCGAGCCACGCCAGGTCGCTTCCGTGAAGTTGGTCGCGGACAGGAAACGGCTGGCCGCGGACTACTCTACCGACCTGCATCTCACGCTCAATTGGCATCCCACCAATGGCCACGCTACAGCGTTGATGATCCCCGTCACCGTAGAACCGCTATAGACCGATCCATTCCTGATAATCCGGCAACCGGTCGATCAATCGCCCCCGCGCCGCAGGCGCGTAGGGGCCGATTGATCGCGCCCAGCGCCGATTCATCGGCCTCGTGTCCATTGCCGATTATTTTGTCAAACACCATAAATGCATGCGCTACCGGCACGAGTTAGATAATACAAATACTTCTCCACAAGAGGCGACGCACCGGGCGAATTGTAGCTCATCCAGGTGGAAAAAGGAATCCAAACATGAATACGGAAATAGTGCCAGCTTGTGAACGATTACGCCATACGTTATTACCAACTGGACGATTTATGACCAGGGAATAACAGCCGCACCGGATGGCTCATTCTGGTTTACTGAGAACGGAGCTAATAGAATTGGCCATATGACCGATGGAATTATTCGGGAATTTATTCTCCCTACACCATTGAGCTACCCGATCACTATTGTTGCCGCGGTAGATGGTTCGGCGTGGTTTACTGAGTGCAGCGAAGAATCTCTCACCCACTTATGGGGAATCACCCTTGACTTTTAACAAGCGAGCGGTTATACTTATTTACGTAGCTCGCTTGCTTCATTGCGCTGCCCCTGCTACAGCAAAAAACTCCGCTCCGTCGACCTTCGTATGTTTTATCCGTCCGCTCCATTTCCCCACCCAGGAGGTTAGTCCCCCGATGAAAGATCTTAACGATCTCAATCCACCCGATTTCACTGCTCCCAACTTCTCC from Ktedonobacteraceae bacterium carries:
- a CDS encoding helix-turn-helix domain-containing protein, whose amino-acid sequence is MDYQEHVPNERLIRARLEKGWTQAQLAEEVGTTFETVSRWERGIVIPGLYYRQKLCRVFNKTATELGFDDTSASSLAAGGARVVFLSSAYADAERKFVVSLKQELAMRDITVWSSGLVKRQSAHHKSGILEEAIRAVQLVLVIVSPHSKGSTHVRHSRNLARHFKRPVCEVWIEGESLEDCLPENYGEPGIVIDARQAREPSLYNQIIATIERVWLTPADPGTIELSEPMWNVPEPARSLVGRDIPLAKVSALLRGPRTRLITLTGPGGIGKTHLALHAAMETREHFVDGTCFVALTAIHDPLLAVPAIARELGIREHSDTPLLERIKAALKQKRFLLLLDNFEQVLEASDQLVELLAACPYLKMIVTSRTRLPGLAQRDDEARFVLLELDTLAQNAAVALFGQRARAARSTFEITAANRPAIIEICERLDKLPLAIELAAARIGSLSPQGLLERLKQHPRTTIDHILVDVEKDSSDRQHSLQNTIGWSYHSLSASEQRLFRRFSVFAGSCALEAVEAVCEALDGESLDIWKHVESLLNKSLLRPTEQKGEGRLYLLETIRDYALERLKENGEYEATRRAHAAYYLRLVEEAEPHLKDEQQASWLEKLEREVENLRATLDWFITNKEEGLALRFCAALGRFWRLYGYWSEGRRWLQTVLSLSPASDTGLNPTAPPRRGRFTAPTADLSATGGSSYSLVKLDDPISDSELTAASTLTARARALYAAGDLAYYQDDNDEARNLLEQTAKLSRTIADHGTLALALSTSGLLMHVPGTLAIAHALLEESEQLCRNQHLPWELAYVLRRVAQHYVQDGYLKKAIDAATEGLALAKKLGDRSLAAYISGTLGEIAARQSDIVQAIAYNRESLSFARELNDKHLMAITLNNLDYFSALQGEPTLASNALDALKLARELGDQLLINKVLNTLGYTAIRQGNFPQALVWYREALSHAIELDSKERIGWNLYGLALVAGAEGQPAQVARLLGAVEKWMDISTGMLPAERDEYTRLLENAQHQLGKRAFAAARSEGRQLTPAQVLVAPRLQPVVGTPPPPKYPDGLTHREVQMLCMIAEGLTYREIASRLQISPRTVNTYLTRAYSKISVSRTQVSAGGETSTIASRIAATRYVEEHDLC